From one Solanum lycopersicum chromosome 12, SLM_r2.1 genomic stretch:
- the LOC101257443 gene encoding GDSL esterase/lipase At5g03980: MATFSLTKVSLSVLLVSLFFFSPSSAQTKCNVNSVYQLGDSLADAGNVIRTPGASIIFRADRSPYGETFFRKPTGRFSNGRVITDFISQSFKLPFLNAYLDRTASFSQGVNFAVAGATALDTSFWTARNIRLPTWNTPLSNQLTWFKSHLKSTCGSKCAENLKNSIVIMGEWGGNDYYNCFFQRKQISEVRSYVPFVVAGIMRGIKEVIQLGATRVLVPSIYPLGCLPLYLTSFPDNNTSGYDQLGCLKSFNDFASYHNRFVVRAMANLQRQFPNVSIVYGDFYGSILSLIRNPSSFGFNQNTLLSACCGTGGTHNFNFRTVCGGAGINACSNPAKYVHWDGIHLTDEAHRRISEVLVRDMLAKFNCVV; this comes from the coding sequence ATGGCGACTTTTTCTCTTACCAAAGTCTCCTTATCCGTTTTACTCGtctctttattcttcttttctCCTTCATCTGCTCAAACTAAATGCAACGTTAACTCCGTTTACCAACTCGGCGACTCCCTCGCCGACGCCGGAAATGTCATCCGTACTCCCGGCGCTTCCATCATCTTCCGCGCCGACCGTTCCCCTTACGGCGAAACTTTCTTCAGAAAACCCACCGGCCGCTTCTCCAACGGCCGCGTTATCACCGATTTCATTTCTCAATCATTCAAACTTCCATTCCTCAACGCTTACTTAGACAGAACCGCATCGTTCAGTCAAGGAGTAAACTTCGCCGTCGCCGGAGCTACCGCCCTCGATACATCCTTCTGGACTGCACGTAACATCCGTTTACCCACCTGGAACACACCGCTTTCAAATCAATTAACTTGGTTCAAATCGCATCTGAAATCGACTTGTGGATCGAAATGTGCAGAGAATTTGAAAAACTCGATCGTAATAATGGGGGAATGGGGAGGAAACGATTACTACAATTGTTTCTTCCAGAGAAAGCAAATCTCCGAAGTCAGAAGTTACGTTCCGTTTGTTGTTGCAGGGATAATGAGAGGCATCAAAGAGGTGATTCAGCTGGGAGCAACACGAGTGTTGGTTCCGAGCATTTACCCTCTCGGATGCCTTCCATTATACCTCACATCCTTCCCTGATAACAATACAAGTGGTTACGATCAATTAGGATGCCTGAAAAGCTTCAATGATTTCGCTTCCTATCACAATCGATTCGTGGTTAGAGCTATGGCCAATCTACAACGTCAATTTCCAAATGTTAGTATTGTTTATGGTGATTTTTATGGATCAATTTTGTCACTTATTCGTAATCCGTCTTCGTTTGGGTTTAATCAAAATACATTGCTGAGTGCATGTTGTGGAACTGGAGGAACACATAATTTCAACTTCAGGACTGTATGTGGAGGAGCTGGGATTAATGCTTGTTCGAATCCAGCAAAGTATGTTCATTGGGACGGAATTCATTTGACAGATGAAGCTCATCGTCGTATTTCTGAAGTTCTGGTTAGAGATATGTTAGCCAAATTCAACTGCGTCGTTTAA
- the LOC138340182 gene encoding uncharacterized protein produces MVNNGVTVVLLHQPKLLYHKQRNRKFTSEDTPVPANDMPDREKFMIIKTWKQADFLCKGYILSALEDDLYNVYSAITISKELWDALEKKYKTENACLKELQLILHDLIAEDTGVNEAFQVGALIEKLPPSWNDFKNYLKHKRKEMKLEDLVIRLKIEEDNKNAEKKSRKSLTIIGVNIIEEASIKDKKRKKSNGQKSKQTKKKFKGNCYNCGKAGHRSSDSHAPRKDKNKGKDKSQLNIVEKMEDADD; encoded by the exons ATGGTAAACAATGGTGTTACAGTGgtgttgctgcaccaacccaAACTCTTGTACcacaagcagagaaaccgg aaatttacaagtgaagatactccagttcCTGCTAATGATATGCCAGACAGagaaaaattcatgattattaaAACATGGAAACAggcagacttcctatgtaaaggctacattttgagtgctttagaggatgacttatataatgtttatagtgcaataacaatttcaaaagagttgtgggaTGCACtagagaagaaatataagacagaaaaTGCATGCTTAaaa gaacttcaacttattctccatgatctgattgctgaagatacgggagtaaatgaagcttttcaagtgggTGCAttgatcgagaagttgcctccttcgtggaacgatttcaagaattatctaaagcacaaacgtaaagaaatgaagcttgaagatcttgtgattcggctCAAGATTGAAGAAGATAACAAAAACGCTGAAAAGAAGTCGCGCAAGAGTTTAACAATTATTGGAGTTAATATTATTGAAGAAGCTTCTatcaaagacaaaaagagaaagaagtccaacgggcagaagtcaAAACAgaccaagaagaaattcaaaggcaactgttataattgtggcaaggctggtcataggTCTTCTGATagtcatgctccaagaaaggacaaaaacaaaggcaaagacAAAAGTCAATTAAACATCGTGGAgaagatggaagatgcagatgactag
- the LOC101257740 gene encoding protein APEM9-like, which translates to MAMEVAPSFPTWEEIELAENYMVCCMYQEAAALSSSIIEQLVDKNVKTNEPNCEFGDMLESAAMILMQSCKASERTSEILKQLKVLFGSVTAIPAQVFLTGVCLQIPDGPSAEVQEILEEFLMKWRYVDGKYYTVASMEADVPYVEEFSNQISLGVDKYLEIIELYVITFLGRILGNFDLAISWVEKSPLPEEKRQDLLRRLHSMNTLKLGSSLQSSALPLQIDECTTDSSSLVEEKSCNGTTNILEHRDQSKGENTTKQSILDFSRRRTPFWWFRTVTLKFGSSRLVLSNGSIFLGFLVALVYYIARRKQASLWSIVKRQASSTKKALVDFWQLAFSYQVNPLAAVQPLPPATRGSR; encoded by the exons ATGGCTATGGAGGTTGCACCATCTTTTCCGACTTGGGAAGAAATTGAGCTTGCAGAAaa TTATATGGTGTGTTGTATGTACCAAGAAGCAGCAGCTTTGTCTTCCTCAATTATTGAGCAATTAGTTGACAAAAATGTTAAAACGAATGAACCCAATTGCGAATTCGGTGATATGTTGGAATCAGCTGCAATGATTTTGATGCAGTCATGCAAAGCATCGGAGAG GACATCAGAAATATTGAAACAGCTGAAAGTGCTATTTGGTTCAGTCACTGCTATTCCTGCCCAAGTTTTCCTTACTGG GGTGTGTCTCCAGATACCAGATGGCCCTTCTGCTGAAGTTCAAGAAATTCTAGAGGAGTTCCTTATGAAGTGGAGATATGTTGATGGAAAGTATTATACTGTTGCAAGCATGGAAGCTGATGTACCTTACGTGGAAGAATTTAGCAATCAGATTTCCCTTGGAGTGGATAAGTACCTGGAAATCATTGAGCTCTATGTGATAACCTTTTTGGGGAGGATTCTAGGAAATTTTGATCTTGCTATCTCTTGGGTTGAGAAATCCCCTCTACCTGAGGAGAAGAGGCAG GATCTTTTGAGGCGGTTGCACTCCATGAATACTTTAAAGCTTGGCAGCTCTTTGCAATCCTCGGCATTACCTCTCCAAATAGATGAATGTACAACTGATTCCTCTTCCCTAGTTGAAGAAAAGTCATGCAATGGAACAACAAATATTTTGGAACACAGAGACCAGTCTAAGGGAGAGAACACCACGAAACAATCAATTCTGGATTTTTCTAGACGGAGAACTCCATTTTGGTGGTTTCGTACAGTAACTTTGAAGTTTGGAAGCAGTCGCTTGGTTTTATCAAATGGAAGCATCTTTCTTGGTTTTTTGGTGGCACTTGTTTACTATATTGCGAGGAGAAAACAAGCCTCTTTATGGAG TATTGTTAAGAGACAAGCTTCGTCTACGAAGAAGGCTTTGGTTGATTTCTGGCAACTTGCATTCTCATATCAAGTGAACCCTCTTGCTGCTGTTCAACCGCTCCCGCCTGCAACACGTGGAAGCCGGTGA